From Paenibacillus polymyxa, the proteins below share one genomic window:
- a CDS encoding site-specific integrase, whose amino-acid sequence MNNIYGDSLYNPEIKKRFLSEFRENTRKNYEGKLKRASRVEMRLEKDLYDFTLSEFEEVIYLLAPTKLSSAMNYGSILRKYVEWASAQGLRKDKMNPLAAMKGKSDFEKFVPQQTLIKKEHLDDALSELDSYRDIAIILSIFEGILGRNSSEIRTLKVENIDKANNKIKLTNVDRYETTEREIIVSEYLIKSLLAADKEEVYKSNFGEGSKRKDTSKLKDNEYIIKSTRGEEVKQSLITFVVTKFGEKLNRPSLSPIDIRNSGMLEMARIEYLRDNKKSLDRSDIHKICKQFNVGLRDGGIINSTMYTQDFLNEETIKRVYPEVE is encoded by the coding sequence TTGAATAATATATATGGGGATAGCCTATATAATCCAGAGATCAAAAAAAGATTTTTAAGTGAATTTAGAGAAAACACTCGTAAAAACTACGAAGGAAAATTAAAACGTGCAAGCAGAGTGGAAATGAGATTGGAAAAAGACCTTTATGATTTTACATTGAGTGAATTTGAAGAGGTTATTTATCTTCTAGCTCCAACAAAGTTAAGTAGTGCAATGAATTATGGGTCAATTCTCAGGAAATACGTTGAGTGGGCAAGTGCGCAAGGGCTTAGAAAAGATAAAATGAATCCACTTGCAGCAATGAAAGGGAAAAGCGACTTTGAAAAATTTGTACCACAACAAACATTAATTAAAAAAGAGCATTTAGACGATGCTTTATCTGAATTGGATAGTTATAGAGATATAGCGATAATTCTATCAATATTTGAAGGTATTCTGGGTAGAAACAGTTCTGAAATAAGAACCTTAAAAGTGGAAAATATCGATAAGGCTAATAATAAAATAAAATTAACAAATGTAGACCGCTATGAAACAACAGAAAGAGAAATTATTGTTAGTGAATATTTAATTAAATCTCTTTTAGCAGCCGATAAAGAAGAAGTGTACAAATCCAATTTTGGTGAAGGTAGCAAAAGAAAAGATACTTCCAAATTAAAAGACAATGAATATATAATAAAGAGCACGAGAGGAGAAGAAGTTAAACAGTCATTAATAACATTTGTTGTTACAAAGTTTGGTGAAAAACTGAATAGGCCAAGTTTATCTCCAATCGATATAAGAAATTCAGGCATGTTAGAAATGGCAAGAATAGAATACCTTCGTGATAACAAAAAATCTTTAGATCGTTCAGATATTCATAAGATATGTAAACAATTTAATGTTGGTTTGCGTGATGGTGGTATAATCAACAGTACAATGTATACTCAAGATTTCCTCAATGAAGAAACCATAAAAAGAGTTTATCCTGAAGTAGAATAA
- a CDS encoding accessory gene regulator ArgB-like protein translates to MINQLADKWSIAAKRKYPDELPSQQIVRYTIKFIISNTIPIFIVLIASMLLGITKEAILALIGFSSVRMFSGGFHFKSAEMCIVFSSLVIILIALCGNYFDNYSFAMYLASIILVMLYAPSKIEQQTRVKPKNFKWFKIISLILVTLIYTINIPVLNLAALVQSLLLIRLRGGEKV, encoded by the coding sequence ATGATTAATCAGTTGGCTGATAAATGGAGTATTGCAGCTAAAAGGAAATATCCTGATGAATTACCGTCACAACAAATAGTAAGGTATACAATTAAATTTATTATATCGAATACCATTCCAATATTTATTGTTTTAATAGCATCAATGTTGCTGGGGATTACCAAAGAAGCAATACTTGCACTAATTGGTTTTTCATCAGTAAGAATGTTTTCAGGTGGGTTTCATTTTAAATCAGCAGAAATGTGTATAGTTTTTTCATCTCTTGTTATAATTTTAATTGCATTGTGTGGCAATTATTTCGATAATTATTCTTTCGCTATGTACCTAGCGAGTATAATATTAGTAATGTTGTATGCACCAAGTAAGATCGAACAGCAAACAAGAGTGAAACCAAAAAATTTTAAATGGTTTAAAATTATATCTTTAATATTAGTTACGCTAATATATACGATTAATATTCCAGTTTTGAATTTAGCAGCTTTAGTACAAAGTCTCCTCTTGATACGCTTGAGAGGAGGTGAAAAGGTATGA